Proteins co-encoded in one Dasypus novemcinctus isolate mDasNov1 chromosome 18, mDasNov1.1.hap2, whole genome shotgun sequence genomic window:
- the PRRG2 gene encoding transmembrane gamma-carboxyglutamic acid protein 2 — MRGHPSLLLLYLGLTCLDSSPTGEQDQEVFLGSSGAQSFLGSRRRIPRANHWDLELLTPGNLERECQEERCSWEEAREVFEDNTLTERFWENYSYNGRGGRGRVDVAGLAVGVTSGILIIVLAGLGAFWYLHYRRGRRPQPACPQESELISPASTQTSLGPPTPLFPPPPPGLPTYEQALEASGVHDAPPPPYTSLRRPR; from the exons ATGAGGGGCCACCCCTCTCTACTGCTGCTATACCTGGGATTGACCTGCCTGGACAGCTCACCCACTGGGGAGCAAGACCAAG AAGTCTTCCTGGGCTCCTCAGGGGCCCAGAGCTTCCTGGGGAGCCGCCGGCGGATCCCACGTGCCAATCACTGGGACCTGGAGCTGCTGACGCCCGGGAACCTGGAGCGCGAGTGCCAGGAGGAGAGGTGCTCCTGGGAGGAGGCGCGGGAGGTCTTCGAGGACAACACCCTGACG GAGCGCTTTTGGGAGAACTACAGCTACAATGGCAGAGGAG GGCGAGGACGGGTGGACGTCGCGGGCCTGGCAGTGGGGGTGACCTCCGGCATTCTGATCATCGTCCTGGCTGGCCTGGGAGCCTTTTGGTATCTGCACTACCGCCGGGGCCGCCGGCCACAGCCGGCCTGTCCCCAGGA ATCCGAGCTCATCAGCCCCGCGAGCACCCAAACCTCTCTGGGCCCGCCGACGCCCctgttcccacccccacccccaggccttcCCACCTACGAGCAGGCACTGGAGGCCTCGGGGGTGCACGACGCCCCTCCGCCCCCCTACACCAG CCTCCGGAGGCCGCGTTGA
- the PRR12 gene encoding proline-rich protein 12 translates to MDRNYPSAGFGDPLGAGAGWSYERSAKASLVYGSSRTSHPETDILHRQAYAAPHPLQSYATNHHPAGLSGLFDTGLHHAGSAGPDASVMNLISALESRGPQPGPSASSLLSQFRSPSWQTAMHTPGPTELFISGALPGSSTFPSSSALSAYQHPASFGSRPFPVPSSLSLQDPPFSPPANGLLSPHDVLHLKPSQAPAVPSSLGFERLAGSGVLGPTGLGPAQTPPYRPGPPDPPPPPRHLPTQFNLLASSSAAAAAEQSSPQLYNFSGAAPGPPPERALPRQDTVIKHYQRPASAQPPPPPPPAHALQHYLSCGGSYPSMGHRANLACSPLGGGEPSPGAGEPSKAGPSGAAAGASGRAGGPEAAGGGGAGGGGGGYRPIIQSSGYKTGKGGYGAAAGGASRPPPPRSTATPKCQSLGGPAAAYATGKASGAGGAGGQAYSPGQPQGLLGPQAYGQGFGGGQAQDLSKGPSYSGGPPQPPGGPPPPGLATCQSYSPDQLQGQLYGVQGEPYPGPAAHSQGLPTASPSLSYSTGHSPALSGHGGGWGPSSLGGGGEASPSHIIRPLQSPPATGRPPGVGSPGAPGKYLSSVLASAPFLAPPGAGSYAAGAGGYKGKGDGSELLAGPGGPPAERTEDEEFLIQHLLQAPSPPRTSGADGLVGEDGTADTSKGLGGGGGGGAGGPPGTPYELAKEDPQRYHLQSVIRTSASLDEGATAALELGLGRLKEKKKGPERGGETPEGLATSVVHYGAGAKELGAFLQKSPPPPPPTAQPTQPPPHGLLLEAGGPDLPLVLPPPPPQLLPSVLSHAPSPSPGAPKVGVHLLEPATRDGAPQPPPPPPPPPMPLQLEAHLRGHGLEPAAPSPRLRPEENLEPPGAMQELLGALEPLPPGPSDPGVGPPNAEGKDPAGAYRSPSPQGTKAPRFVPLTSICFPDSLLQDEERSFFPTMEEMFGGGAADDYGKAGPPEDEGDPKAAAGPPPGPPAYDPYGPYCPSRASGAGPEAPGLGLDPSKPPELPSTVNAEPLGLIQSGPHQAAPPPPPPPPPPSEPKGGLTSPIFCSTKPKKLLKTSSFHLLRRRDPPFQTPKKLYAQEYEFEADEDKADVPADIRLNPRRLPDLVSSCRSRPALSPLGDIDFCPPNPGPDGPRRRGRKPTKAKRDGPPRPRGRPRIRPLEAPTTAGPASASTPADGAKKPRGRGRGRGRKAEEAGGTRLEPLKPLKIKLSVPKAGEGLGASSGDAVSGSDHNSLDSSLTREKIEAKIKEVEEKQPEMKSGFMASFLDFLKSGKRHPPLYQAGLTPPLSPPKSVPPTVPARGLQPQPPAAPAVAHAQPTGAFGLGGALEAAESEGLGLGCPSPCKRLDEELKRNLETLPSFSSDEEDSVAKNRDLQESISSAISALDDPPLAGPKDSSTPDGPPLATPAAIPGPPPLPGLPSANGNGTPESPLLEEKPPPSPPPAPTPQPPPPPPALPSPPPLVAPAPSPPPPPPPAPSLPSPPPPPPPPPPAAPAEEPAAPSPEEPEPPDARPLHLAKKQETAAVCGETDEEAGESGGEGIFRERDEFVIRAEDIPSLKLALQTGREPPPIWRVQKALLQKFTPEIKDGQRQFCATSNYLGYFGDAKNRYQRLYVKFLENVNKKDYVRVCARKPWHRPPVPVRRSGQAKGPASASGSSAPVPKAPAPPPKPETPEKTASEKPPEQPPETAVPEPPTPEKPSPPRPPEKEKEKERATRAERPLRGERGTGGRQTRPDRSLTTGQPATSRLPKARPTKVKAEPPPKKRKKWLKEVAGNASGGVGPPGSSSDSESSPGAPSEDERAVPGRLLKTRAMREMYRSYVEMLVSTALDPDMIQALEDTHDELYLPPMRKIDGLLNEHKKKVLKRLSLSPALQDALHTFPQLQVEQSGAGSPEEGAVRLRPAGEPYNRKTLSKLKRSVVRAQEFKVELEKSGYYTLYHSLHHYKYHTFLRCRDQTLAIEGGAEDLGQEEVVQQCMRNQPWLEQLFDSFSDLLAQAQAHSRCG, encoded by the exons ATGGACAGGAACTACCCCAGCGCCGGCTTCGGGGACCCGCTCGGCGCCGGGGCGGGATGGAGTTACGAGAGGTCAGCGAAAGCTAG ctTGGTCTATGGCAGCTCCAGGACCTCGCACCCCGAGACGGACATCTTACACCGCCAGGCCTACGCGGCCCCCCACCCACTGCAAAGCTATGCCACCAACCACCACCCCGCAG GCCTCTCCGGACTCTTCGACACTGGCCTCCACCACGCAGGCTCAGCAGGGCCTGACGCCTCTGTCATGAACCTCATCTCGGCTCTGGAGTCCCGGGGCCCCCAGCCGGgcccctctgcctcctctctcctctcccagttCCGCAGTCCTTCTTGGCAGACAG CCATGCACACGCCAGGCCCCACGGAGCTCTTCATCTCGGGCGCCCTGCCGGGTTCCAGCACCTTCCCATCCTCCTCCGCCCTATCGGCCTACCAGCACCCGGCTTCCTTTGGCAGCCGCCCCTTCCCAGTGCCCTCGTCTCTCAGCCTCCAGGACCCCCCCTTCAGTCCTCCAGCTAACGGGCTCCTCTCCCCTCATGATGTCCTGCACTTGAAGCCCTCGCAGGCCCCCGCGGTGCCGTCCTCGCTGGGCTTTGAGCGTTTGGCGGGGAGCGGTGTGCTAGGGCCCACCGGTCTCGGCCCGGCCCAGACGCCCCCTTACCGCCCCGGCCCCCCagacccacccccacctccccgccACCTCCCGACTCAGTTCAACCTGCTGGCTTCCTcttccgccgccgccgccgccgagcAGTCCTCCCCTCAGCTCTACAATTTCTCGGGTGCTGCCCCGGGCCCGCCGCCCGAGCGAGCCCTGCCCCGCCAGGATACCGTCATCAAGCACTACCAGCGCCCGGCCAGTGcccagcccccgccacccccgCCACCAGCCCACGCCCTCCAGCACTACCTGAGCTGTGGAGGCAGCTACCCTTCCATGGGCCACCGGGCCAACCTGGCCTGCAGCCccctggggggcggggagcccTCACCGGGTGCTGGCGAGCCTAGCAAGGCTGGGCCCAGCGGAGCCGCTGCCGGGGCATCGGGCCGGGCCGGAGGCCCTGAGGCGGCTgggggaggcggggctgggggtggcggcgGGGGTTACCGCCCCATCATTCAGTCATCTGGTTACAAGACGGGCAAAGGCGGTTACGGGGCAGCGGCTGGGGGTGCCAGCAGGCCCCCGCCACCCCGCTCGACTGCCACGCCCAAGTGCCAGAGCCTGGGGGGGCCAGCAGCAGCCTATGCCACGGGCAAGGCCTCCGGGGCtggcggggctgggggccaggcctATTCCCCTGGTCAGCCCCAGGGGCTTCTGGGACCCCAGGCCTACGGGCAAGGGTTCGGAGGGGGGCAAGCACAGGACTTGAGCAAAGGCCCCAGTTACTCAGGGGGTCCCCCGCAGCCCCCCGGTGGCCCCCCGCCTCCTGGCCTGGCCACGTGTCAGAGCTACTCCCCTGACCAGCTGCAGGGGCAGCTGTATGGGGTGCAGGGTGAGCCGTACCCAGGGCCGGCCGCCCACTCCCAGGGGCTACCTACCGCCAGCCCCTCGCTCAGCTACAGCACTGGCCATTCCCCAGCGCTGTCAGGCCACGGAGGGGGCTGGGGACCCAGCTCCCTGGGCGGCGGTGGGGAGGCCAGCCCGTCCCACATCATCCGCCCGCTGCAGTCGCCGCCTGCCACGGGCCGCCCGCCCGGAGTCGGCTCGCCAGGAGCCCCTGGCAAGTACCTGAGCTCGGTCCTGGCCTCTGCCCCGTTTCTGGCACCCCCAGGGGCCGGCAGCTATGCAGCTGGGGCAGGCGGCTACAAAGGCAAGGGGGACGGCTCAGAGCTGCTGGCAGGCCCCGGGGGGCCGCCCGCGGAGCGCACTGAGGACGAGGAGTTCCTCATCCAGCACCTCCTGCAGGCACCCAGCCCGCCGCGGACCTCAGGGGCAGACGGCCTGGTGGGCGAGGACGGGACGGCGGACACCTCCAAGGgacttgggggagggggtgggggcggggccggggggccgcCGGGCACCCCCTACGAGCTGGCCAAGGAGGACCCGCAGAGGTACCACCTGCAGAGCGTCATCCGCACGAGCGCCAGCCTCGACGAGGGCGCCACGGCGGCCCTCGAGCTGGGCCTGGGGAGgctgaaggagaagaagaaagggcCAGAACGGGGGGGCGAGACCCCCGAGGGGCTGGCCACCTCCGTGGTCCACTACGGGGCGGGTGCCAAGGAACTGGGGGCCTTCCTGCAGAAGAgcccgccgcccccaccccccacggcCCAGCCCACCCAGCCCCCGCCCCACGGCCTCCTCCTGGAAGCCGGGGGACCCGACCTCCCGCTGGTGCTGCCCCCGCCTCCCCCGCAGCTGCTCCCCTCGGTCCTCAGCCACGCCCCTAGCCCCTCGCCCGGCGCCCCCAAAGTTGGCGTCCACCTCCTCGAGCCGGCCACCCGCGACGGGGCGCCCCAGCCTCCGCCACCCCCACCTCCGCCCCCCATGCCCCTCCAGCTCGAGGCCCACCTCCGCGGCCACGGCCTGGAGcccgccgcccccagcccccgcctGCGGCCTGAGGAGAACCTGGAGCCGCCGGGTGCCATGCAGGAATTGCTGGGGGCCCTGGAGCCGCTGCCCCCGGGGCCCAGTGACCCCGGCGTGGGCCCCCCGAACGCCGAGGGCAAGGATCCCGCGGGCGCCTACCGCAGCCCCAGCCCGCAAGGCACCAAGGCGCCGCGGTTCGTGCCGCTCACCTCCATCTGCTTCCCCGATTCCTTGCTCCAAGACGAGGAGCGCAGCTTCTTTCCCACCATGGAGGAGATGTTTGGTGGAGGGGCCGCCGACGACTACGGCAAGGCCGGGCCGCCCGAGGACGAGGGCGACCCGAAGGCGGCCGCCGGGCCCCCCCCGGGCCCCCCGGCCTATGACCCCTATGGACCCTACTGCCCCAGCCGGGCGTCCGGAGCGGGCCCCGAGGCGCCGGGCCTGGGCCTGGACCCCAGCAAGCCGCCGGAGCTGCCGTCCACGGTCAACGCCGAGCCCCTGGGCCTGATCCAGAGCGGGCCCCACCAGGCCGCGCCGccacccccgccgccgccgccgcccccctcCGAGCCCAAGGGGGGCCTGACCTCGCCCATCTTCTGCTCTACCAAGCCAAAGAAGCTGCTCAAGACGTCCTCTTTCCACCTGCTGCGGCGCCGCGATCCCCCCTTCCAGACGCCCAAGAAGCTGTACGCCCAGGAGTACGAGTTTGAGGCGGACGAGGACAAGGCGGACGTGCCAGCCGACATCCGCCTCAACCCCCGCCGCCTGCCCGACCTGGTGTCCAGCTGCCGCTCCCGCCCGGCCCTCTCGCCGCTGGGCGACATCGACTTCTGCCCGCCCAACCCGGGCCCCGATGGCCCCCGGCGCCGGGGTCGCAAGCCCACCAAGGCCAAGCGGGATGGCCCTCCCCGGCCCCGCGGCAGGCCCCGGATCCGCCCCTTGGAAGCCCCCACCACGGCTGGGCCGGCCTCGGCTTCCACGCCTGCCGACGGGGCCAAGAAaccccggggccggggccggggccgagGGAGGAAGGCCGAGGAGGCGGGGGGCACCCGGCTGGAGCCGCTGAAGCCACTTAAG ATCAAGCTGTCTGTGCCCAAGGCCGGCGAGGGCCTGGGGGCCTCCTCGGGGGATGCCGTGTCGGGCTCCGACCACAACAGCCTGGACTCTAGCCTGACCCGGGAGAAGATCGAGGCCAAGATCAAGGAGGTAGAGGAGAAGCAGCCGGAGATGAAGTCGGGTTTCATGGCCTCCTTCCTGGACTTCCTCAAGTCAGGCAAGCGCCACCCGCCGCTCTACCAGGCGGGCCTGACGCCCCCGCTCAGCCCACCCAAGAGCGTGCCACCCACAGTACCGGCCCgcggcctgcagccccagccccccgccgcccccgccgtgGCCCACGCCCAGCCCACCGGCGCCTTCGGGCTGGGGGGGGCGCTGGAGGCGGCCGAGAGcgagggcctggggctgggctgCCCGTCGCCCTGCAAGCGCCTCGACGAGGAGCTGAAGCGCAACCTCGAGACCCTGCCCTCCTTCTCCTCGGACGAGGAAGACTCTGTGGCCAAGAACCGGGACCTGCAGGAGAGCATCTCCTCGGCCATCTCCGCCCTCGACGATCCGCCTCTCGCCGGGCCCAAGGACAGCTCCACCCCAGATGGACCCCCCTTGGCCACCCCGGCTGCCATCCCGGGCCCACCCCCCCTTCCTGGGCTCCCCAGTGCGAACGGCAACGGGACGCCTG AGTCCCCGCTGCTGGAGGAGAAGCCCCCGCCgtcgccgccgcccgcgcccacccctcagccgccgccgcccccgccggccCTGCCCTCGCCGCCCCCGCTGGTGGCGCCCGCGCCtagcccgccgccgccgccgccgcccgcgcccagcctgccctcgccgccgccgccgccgccgccgccgccgcccgccgcgcccgccgAGGAGCCCGCCGCGCCGTCGCCCGAGGAGCCCGAGCCGCCCGACGCGCGGCCGCTGCACCTGGCCAAGAAGCAGGAGACGGCCGCCGTGTGCGGGGAGACAGACGAGGAGGCGGGCGAGAGCGGCGGCGAGGGCATCTTCCGCGAGCGCGACGAGTTCGTCATCCGCGCCGAGGACATCCCCTCGCTCAAG CTGGCGCTGCAGACAGGGCGTGAGCCCCCACCCATCTGGCGAGTCCAGAAAGCCCTGCTGCAGAAATTCACTCCGGAGATCAAGGACGGCCAGAGGCAGTTTTGTGCCACCAGTAAC TATTTGGGCTATTTTGGGGATGCGAAAAACCGGTACCAGCGCCTGTATGTAAAGTTCCTGGAAAATGTCAACAAGAAGGATTATGTGAGGGTCTGTGCTCGGAAGCCCTGGCACCGGCCCCCAGTGCCCGTCAG ACGCTCTGGGCAGGCCAAAGGTCCTGCTTCTGCCAGTGGCAGCTCTGCTCCTGTCCCCAAGGCCCCAGCACCCCCTCCTAAGCCTGAGACCCCTGAGAAGACGGCATCTGAGAAGCCCCCAGAGCAGCCGCCTGAGACGGCTGTGCCTGAGCCCCCTACACCTGAGAAACCGTCCCCACCACGGCCTcctgagaaggaaaaggagaaggagcgGGCAACAAGGGCGGAGCGGCCACTGCGGGGCGAGCGGGGCACGGGCGGGCGGCAGACCCGGCCTGATCGGAGCCTCACCACGGGACAACCTGCTACGTCCAGGCTGCCCAAGGCCCGGCCCACCAAGGTGAAGGCTGAGCCACCcccaaagaagaggaagaagtggCTGAAGGAGGTGGCAGGCAATGCCTCAGGGGGCGTGGGCCCCCCTGGCAGTTCCTCGGACTCAGAGTCGTCCCCCGGCGCTCCCAGTGAGGACG aGCGGGCAGTCCCTGGGCGTCTGCTGAAGACGCGGGCCATGCGGGAGATGTACCGGAGCTACGTGGAGATGCTGGTGAGCACGGCCCTCGACCCGGACATGATCCAGGCCCTGGAAGACACGCATG ACGAGCTGTACCTCCCGCCCATGCGGAAGATCGATGGCCTCCTCAACGAGCACAAGAAGAAGGTCCTGAAGCGGCTGTCGCTGAGCCCAGCCCTGCAG GACGCCCTGCACACGTTCCCACAGCTGCAGGTGGAGCAGAGCGGGGCGGGCTCCCCCGAGGAGGGGGCCGTGCGGCTACGGCCGGCCGGGGAGCCCTACAACCGCAAGACGCTCAGCAAGCTCAAGAGGAGTGTGGTGCGAGCCCAG GAGTTCAAGGTCGAGCTGGAGAAGTCGGGGTACTACACGCTCTACCACTCGCTCCACCATTATAAATACCACACCTTCCTGCGCTGCCGGGACCAG ACGCTGGCCATCGAGGGCGGCGCGGAGGACTTGGGCCAGGAGGAGGTGGTCCAGCAGTGCATGCGGAACCAGCCGTGGCTGGAACAGCTCTTCGACTCCTTCAGCGACCTGCTGGCCCAAGCACAGGCCCACAGCCGCTGCGGGTga